A section of the Triticum dicoccoides isolate Atlit2015 ecotype Zavitan chromosome 7A, WEW_v2.0, whole genome shotgun sequence genome encodes:
- the LOC119329829 gene encoding splicing factor ESS-2 homolog, with product MLRSPGHSPRQLTPSPSPAPSTPRPASPTPSSASASASTLATTSSKRRRPEVLDEDSYVVAIERIIERDFFPDLPRLRDRLDWLQAVRSRDPLLLRDAQLKILDRRRRLQRNGPLPTPTPATSTALRSPSFLATPAVAPSTTGDPEEEDEDVSAALSLDDFFRRYTSEDNESFSRILEKVNHRRRERYAHLLEPGEVADKQLLEDAKRDRITDGYGTSGQPPSTLEGAKFTAKNLLMYHPADRGEAPLTDEELAVRLKGLTKEIDKSNTRLHGKALAEDGRPKEEEAAAILYALVAGSTPGGMAYNDPDKGKKYDLEDLRKTPNPFYIESGKKADNGYSFVKTPSPAPGVDESPFMTWGEIDGTPLRLDPDETPGGSERSHFKIPPPPVRDVKAHLLSRDAAKKIKARTHMFHKPPLPSPVRGGSASPRNLSPAAQKFVRNAIAKSTRTIDESLRASYRGSTPSAGTPKTRFSTDPGLGSRSPSARKGSTPPW from the coding sequence ATGCTCCGCTCCCCCGGCCACTCCCCTCGCCAGCTCACCCCGTCGCCCTCCCCCGCCCCGTCCACCCCTCGCCCCGCCTCGCCCACCCcgtcctccgcctccgcctcggcgTCCACCctcgccaccacctcctccaagcgCCGCCGCCCGGAGGTGCTCGACGAGGACAGCTACGTCGTCGCCATCGAGCGCATCATCGAgcgcgacttcttccccgacctcccgCGCCTCCGCGACCGCCTCGACTGGCTCCAGGCCGTGCGCTCCCGGGACCCGCTCCTCCTCCGCGACGCCCAGCTCAAGATCCTcgatcgccgccgccgtctccagcGCAACGGGCCCCTCCCCACCCCGACGCCCGCCACCTCCACCGCGCTCCGCTCACCGTCCTTCCTCGCGACCCCCGCCGTCGCCCCCTCCACCACAGGCGaccccgaggaggaggacgaggacgtctCTGCCGCGCTCTCGCTCGACGACTTCTTCCGCCGCTACACCAGCGAGGACAACGAGTCCTTCTCGCGCATCCTCGAGAAGGTCAACCACCGCCGCCGCGAGCGCTATGCCCACCTCCTGGAGCCTGGCGAGGTGGCGGATAAACAGTTGTTGGAGGATGCTAAGCGCGACAGAATAACTGATGGCTATGGTACATCTGGGCAGCCACCGAGTACGTTGGAGGGTGCCAAGTTTACGGCCAAGAACCTGCTCATGTACCACCCGGCCGACCGAGGGGAAGCGCCGCTCACTGATGAGGAGCTTGCGGTGCGGCTGAAGGGGCTCACCAAGGAGATCGACAAGTCAAACACCAGGTTACATGGGAAGGCTCTGGCTGAAGACGGGAGACCCAAAGAGGAGGAGGCAGCTGCCATACTGTATGCTCTAGTTGCAGGCTCTACTCCTGGAGGAATGGCGTACAATGATCCTGACAAAGGAAAGAAGTATGATTTGGAGGATCTAAGGAAGACACCAAACCCGTTTTACATTGAATCAGGGAAGAAAGCAGACAATGGGTACAGTTTTGTGAAGACACCATCGCCAGCACCTGGTGTGGATGAGTCCCCGTTCATGACATGGGGTGAGATTGATGGAACACCACTGAGGTTGGATCCTGACGAGACACCAGGGGGTAGTGAGAGGTCACATTTCAAGATCCCACCTCCACCTGTTCGAGATGTGAAGGCACACCTGCTGTCCAGGGATGCTGCGAAGAAGATAAAAGCGCGAACACATATGTTTCACAAGCCACCATTGCCATCCCCTGTGAGAGGAGGCAGTGCAAGCCCCAGGAATCTGTCTCCTGCAGCACAGAAGTTTGTGAGGAATGCCATTGCAAAATCCACACGAACCATTGATGAGTCTCTCCGTGCAAGTTACAGAGGGTCGACCCCATCTGCAGGCACCCCGAAGACAAGGTTTTCAACGGACCCAGGCTTGGGATCACGGTCTCCTTCGGCGAGAAAGGGTTCCACCCCTCCGTGGTGA